Part of the Rhizobium viscosum genome is shown below.
GCGAGCACTTGGAATTGTGAAAATCGAAGTCATGGACCTGGTTGTCCCTGACGAGATCACCGCGCAACTGATCGAGGCTCTCGGTCTCAAACGCGCCGCCGTGATCGATACGCCATCGACAGGTGTCCTCGCCGCTCTGGCTGCCCCGCTGGGCAACCTCCTTAAGGAGGAGAATCTCGCGAAGGGCGCAACGATCGGGATTGGATGGGGACGTGCGGTTCGCGAGGTCATTCAAGCTGGATTGCCACGCATTCCGGATGCGCGCGCCGTTGCGCTGAATGGCGGCCTGCAGCAGTCGGCCCCGCATTTCCAGATTAACGAGTTCGTTCGTCAGGCGGCTGAGCAGTTCGGCGGGACCGCCCACTTTTTGCACGCCCCATACTTATCCTCGGTCGAACTTCGCGATGCTTTCTTGAGCGATCCCGTTGTCAAGGAAACCTCCGGGCTCTGGGACAAACTCGACTGTGCGATCGTCGGGATTGGATTACCTCACGCTATCAATCCGCCGGAAGCAAGCGCCGCGACCCTCAACGAACAATCGATCGGCGGAGCCGTTGGCGATGTCATCCGTCACTACGTCGACCGCGACGGGAAGCTGCTTCCGTGGGAGGGCGAGGAACGCATGATCGCCGCGACGCCAGCTCAACTCCAAAATGCCGGACTGTCGATCGGAGTGGCTGCAACGATCGAAAAGGCCGCCGGAATCGTTGGGGCGGTTCGCTCTGGGATGATCAACGCGCTCGTAACCGATACCTCGACTGCGCTTGCAATTTTGGAGATTTGTCAAGAAAAAGCAAACAGCTAACTGCTGACAATCGGCCGCCGCAGAGCATGTGAAATAATTTTCTGGAAAAAATTACTTGACGGCGCGTGGCCGTTGACCTGATTATTCCCCCGCTGATCGGGCGTGAGACAGAGGAGTTCTCAGAGCCCAATTTCAATCAGGGAGGGAATCATGGAACGTCGTTCGTTCATCAAATCTGCCGCCATCGCTTCGCTTGCCGCTCCGGCTTTGATCACCGCTGGTCGCGCGGTGGCTCAGGACAAGAAGTTCACAATCGCACTCATCCCCGGCCTCACGACCGACGCATTTTACATCACGATGCGGAAGGGCGCTGAAGCTGCGGCGAAGGCCGTAGGTGCTCAGCTGGTCTTCCAGGGAGCGCCCGAATTCAATCCGGTAACTCAGGTTCCCGTTCTCGACGCCGTCATTGCCAAGTCGCCTGACGCACTGCTGATTGCGCCGACCGATACAAACCAGCTTATCCAGCCGCTGAAGCGAGCCTCGGATGCCGGCATTCCGATCATTACCGTCGACACGTTTATCGGCAGTGGCGACTATCAGACCGGTGCGGGTGACGGCGATTTCCCCTTGTCGTACATCGCGTCGGACAACATTCTCGGCGGTGCGATTGCCGCACGCGCGTTGGCCACCGCTATCGGTGATAAGGGCAAGGTGTTCGTCTCCAACGTCAAGCCGGGCATCTCGACGACTGATCAGCGAGAGCAGGGCTTCAAGGACGAGATGAAAAAGCATCCGAACATCGAGGTCCTCGAAACCCAGTTCAACGAAAACGACGCCAACAAGGCTGCTTCCCAGCTCCAGGCAGTCTATGCCCGTAACTCGGACCTCGCCGGGGTCTTCGGCGCGAACCTCTTCTCAGCGATGGGCTCATCGAACGGTGTTCAGCAGGCTGGCCAGATTGGCAAGATGAAGGTCGTCGCCTTCGATGCGCCGGGCTCAATCGTCGACAGCCTGAATTCCGGTCTTGTGGATATGGCGATCGCACAGCATCCCGCCGAAATCGGGTACTACGGCGTCATGTCGGCATACGCACATCTCACTGGAAACTCGATCCCGACTAAAATCGGCACCGGGTTCACGGTCATCGACAAGAAGAACGTCGCAGACCCCGCAACCGCAAAGTTCATCTACGCAGAGTGAAAGCCTCCCAAGCTTCACGGGACGTCCGGTCGCACTGATCGGGCGTCCCACGTTACGGCGCAACAGCCATCTGCTAACTTCCGGGAGCGACTGAATGGTCGAGCAAGCAAATCCGACGAGTGCGTCGCATGTGGCCCCCCAGGCCGACCATGCGGACGTCAGTAAAACCGTCATCCAAAAAATCGCCCAGCTACGCGCATGGGTTTTTCTCGCCGCCCTGCTTGTAGTCTTTGAACTTTGGGCGCGCATCGATTTTGGCGGGACCTTTGTCGGTTCCTCGTTCAATTGGCGTTCGGTCGCGATTTTCGCGGTAGCGCCGCTTCTTCTCGCTATCGGTCAGACCTTCGTTATCATTTCCGGCGGCATCGACCTCTCCGCGGGCTTCATTATGGGCCTGGCCGCGGTCGTTGCGGCGCATGCTATAAACATGCTGGGCGTCTACATGCCCTTGCCGATCGCGATGGTGCTCGGAATTTGCATTGCCGTCGCGGCCGCTGTCATTCCTGGAACCATCAACGGCTTGCTGATCTCGCAGCTGAAAGTTCCACCCTTCATCGGGACGCTCGGCATGTTCGGTGTCGCCAGAGGTTCAGCGTTCCTGTTGGCTGGCGGAACAACCGTCCCGGTGAAAAACAGCTATCTGGCCGAACTCGGAAATGGTCAGGTTCTCGGTCTTCCATACCTCGTTATCGTCGCCGCGATCGTGGTGGTCGTCATGCATTACCTGCTGAGCCAGACGCGTTTTGGCCAGCACAATTATGCAATCGGTGCCAATGCCCAGGCCGCCCGTCGCGCCGGCGTGGACATCAAACGGCATTTGCTGCGTCTTTATATCCTGTCGGCGATTTGCGCCGGCATCGGTGGGGCTCTTTACGCCGCGCGTTTCACCGCCGGCGCTGCTCAGGCAGGTGAACCACTCCTTCTCGATAGCGTCGCGGCGGTGGTGATCGGCGGGGCAAGCCTGTTCGGTGGCTCAGGTACTATAGTTGGGACGATCGCCGGTGCGCTCGTCATCGCGGTCATCCAGTACGGCCTTGTGTTTATGAACGTCGAACCATTCTGGCAGTTCATCGCGGTCGGCGTCGTCATCATCATCTCGGTGCTTATCGATCAGGCCCAACGTCGGTTCAGCGGAGCAAAGCAGGATGAATAGTGCAGCACCTCTTCTCGAAGTCCGGAACCTGTCGCGTTACTTCGGCGCAGTGAAGGCCTTGGATAATTGCTCCCTAGTCGTCCGGCCAGGCGAAGTCGTGGCTCTCGCTGGCGATAACGGCGCTGGCAAGACCACAATGATCAAGGCGATATCGGGGGTCTACCCACCAACTTCAGGCGAAATTCTTCTCGAAGGAAAGCCCGTCTCCTTTTCGTCGCCCGAAGATGCCCGGGAACAGGGTATCGAGACGATTTACCAGGACCTCGCCCTGGCGGACAATCTTTCGATCGGTGCAAACATCTATCTCGGCCGGGAGCCGATGAAGAAAGCCTTTGGCTTCCTTCCGGTACTCGATCGAAAGGCGATGGCGAAAGCCGCCGAGGAAACGATGGCGTTGCTCGACTTCCACGTGAAGCGGCTCGAGGCCCCGGTAAGCAACTTTTCCGGCGGTCAGCGTCAGGCTGTTGCCATCGGACGGGCCGTGTTC
Proteins encoded:
- a CDS encoding ABC transporter permease subunit, with the protein product MVEQANPTSASHVAPQADHADVSKTVIQKIAQLRAWVFLAALLVVFELWARIDFGGTFVGSSFNWRSVAIFAVAPLLLAIGQTFVIISGGIDLSAGFIMGLAAVVAAHAINMLGVYMPLPIAMVLGICIAVAAAVIPGTINGLLISQLKVPPFIGTLGMFGVARGSAFLLAGGTTVPVKNSYLAELGNGQVLGLPYLVIVAAIVVVVMHYLLSQTRFGQHNYAIGANAQAARRAGVDIKRHLLRLYILSAICAGIGGALYAARFTAGAAQAGEPLLLDSVAAVVIGGASLFGGSGTIVGTIAGALVIAVIQYGLVFMNVEPFWQFIAVGVVIIISVLIDQAQRRFSGAKQDE
- a CDS encoding sugar-binding transcriptional regulator; protein product: MVAKLHYESDMPQVEIAKKLGVSTATVSRLLTRARALGIVKIEVMDLVVPDEITAQLIEALGLKRAAVIDTPSTGVLAALAAPLGNLLKEENLAKGATIGIGWGRAVREVIQAGLPRIPDARAVALNGGLQQSAPHFQINEFVRQAAEQFGGTAHFLHAPYLSSVELRDAFLSDPVVKETSGLWDKLDCAIVGIGLPHAINPPEASAATLNEQSIGGAVGDVIRHYVDRDGKLLPWEGEERMIAATPAQLQNAGLSIGVAATIEKAAGIVGAVRSGMINALVTDTSTALAILEICQEKANS
- a CDS encoding ABC transporter substrate-binding protein — encoded protein: MERRSFIKSAAIASLAAPALITAGRAVAQDKKFTIALIPGLTTDAFYITMRKGAEAAAKAVGAQLVFQGAPEFNPVTQVPVLDAVIAKSPDALLIAPTDTNQLIQPLKRASDAGIPIITVDTFIGSGDYQTGAGDGDFPLSYIASDNILGGAIAARALATAIGDKGKVFVSNVKPGISTTDQREQGFKDEMKKHPNIEVLETQFNENDANKAASQLQAVYARNSDLAGVFGANLFSAMGSSNGVQQAGQIGKMKVVAFDAPGSIVDSLNSGLVDMAIAQHPAEIGYYGVMSAYAHLTGNSIPTKIGTGFTVIDKKNVADPATAKFIYAE
- a CDS encoding ATP-binding cassette domain-containing protein, coding for MNSAAPLLEVRNLSRYFGAVKALDNCSLVVRPGEVVALAGDNGAGKTTMIKAISGVYPPTSGEILLEGKPVSFSSPEDAREQGIETIYQDLALADNLSIGANIYLGREPMKKAFGFLPVLDRKAMAKAAEETMALLDFHVKRLEAPVSNFSGGQRQAVAIGRAVFWNAKILIMDEPTAALGVPEQRKVVSLIKSLKSQGKGVIFISHNLQDIFAVSDRIVVLRRGVVAGARNIVDTDHNEVVKLMVGG